The genomic window TATAAGGTGAGCGTGCCGGGGGTACCTGTTGTGAAGAAGAACCAGAAGATTGTGCCGACTCTGAAGCGTGTGGCGAGAGAGATTGAATCTGATCCTGCTGATCGGTCTGGTCGGTCTGGTCGGTCTGGCCGGATTGATCGGGCGGATAGACCATGCCAATCACCATGTTGATGATATCACCAATCGTGGTTTCACTTTGCGTAGCCAACTCTTTCAACTGGTTGGCTGTTGATACCTCGACCCAGGCATGGATCCGGATTTTTCCGGAAGCCTTGGCTTTGGCAGCAAATCTTTGTTGACGTTCCGCGTTGCTATCGCCCATGCTCTTTCCCAAAACGAGTCCAACCTGCCTGAAATCATTTCAGTTTGCCATGAATCTGTCAAGATAGTTCCGTTGCCATCCGCAAGGATCCGGTGCTGCACTTCGTGTGTGGCTGGTTTCGGATATGTTATATCTCTGGTAGAATGATTCTGTCTCGTCTCCTCAAACAGGTTCGTCATTCATCTGGAAATCAAATTGACTGCAATATCCGATTCTGATTCGCCTGATGCCATCCACGATGCACAGGCCATGCGTGTGGGTCAATGGATGCAGGCATCGGGTTTTCATCGTCTGCTTGGCATTCAAGTGGAAGGGGTACGTCCCGGCTGGTGTCGGGCTTCCCTGGTGGTCACGGCAGACCTTTTGAATCCGTTTGGCATCACCCATGGTGGCGTCGTTTTTACCCTGGCGGAATTTGCCTATGGAGTGGCTGGCAATGCCAGTGGCGAAACAGCCGTCGGCCTGATGACCAGCATGGCATTCCCCGCTTCCAGCCGTGAGGGAGAACGTCTGACCGCCGAAGCCCGGGAAATGGCTACCGGCTCCCGTACCCGTCATTTCCAGGTGGATGTCCGTCGTCCGGACGGGCAGGTGATCGGGCTGTTTACGGGCGTCCTGTTCCGGCGCGGAGATCCCTTGTCCCAATGGATGCCTGACGCCAAGCCCGTCCCCATGCCGGACATCGGCCCGCCAACTTCTTCACCTTCTGCCGACTCCCCCGGCAAGGTGACGTAAACAAGGCCGGCTGCGAGAATGTCCGTTTTCGCTGACCCTTTGGAAAATATTCGTATTGCGGACATTTTATAAATTTGGTACTTTGTGACAGTTGGATCGTGTGCAAGCGTAAAGACAATCAGATCACAATAGAGGTAAAACAGAACATGTCTCGTCATGTCATGCAGAATCTCTTGTATGAAGAAATTCAACAGATTCCAGATTCTGGGCTCTCTGCTCTTTATAATATCGTGCATTTATTCCGTTTATCTGCGCTATCTGTCAACCAGGAATCCAAAATAAATACCGATATTGAGAATGAGAAAGCAATACAAGCTATTAATGCATTTCGTGGCAGCGGCCAAGGAAGAGGTACTGAACGATTATTGAAAGATCGTCAGTTGGATCACGAGAAAGAAATGTGAGCGGTTATTTGCTCGATACATCGGCTCTCATCACGTTCCGAGATGGCGAGCCGGGAGCATCCAGAGTGGCTGAACTGCTGTATAATGCAGCAGCAAGAAAAGAGGTATGTTACGGATGTTTTATTTCTTTGCTGCACGCATCAAAGCAAACC from Magnetococcales bacterium includes these protein-coding regions:
- a CDS encoding hotdog fold thioesterase, with translation MTAISDSDSPDAIHDAQAMRVGQWMQASGFHRLLGIQVEGVRPGWCRASLVVTADLLNPFGITHGGVVFTLAEFAYGVAGNASGETAVGLMTSMAFPASSREGERLTAEAREMATGSRTRHFQVDVRRPDGQVIGLFTGVLFRRGDPLSQWMPDAKPVPMPDIGPPTSSPSADSPGKVT